The following proteins are encoded in a genomic region of Glycine max cultivar Williams 82 chromosome 18, Glycine_max_v4.0, whole genome shotgun sequence:
- the LOC102660333 gene encoding mitogen-activated protein kinase kinase kinase 3-like, with product MIFLKQINSSSSMLSFKGSPYWMAPEVVMNTNGNSLPVDIWSLGCTILEMATSKPPWNQYEGVAAIFKIGNSRDMPEIPEICLGSWVLELSSERPQNLLPQIATHTPHCFSLPHTPPYRCQ from the exons ATGATTTTTCTGAAACAGATAAATTCTTCTTCCTCCATGCTTTCTTTCAAAGGGAGTCCATACTGGATGGCACCCGAG GTTGTAATGAATACAAATGGCAATAGTCTTCCTGTTGATATATGGAGTTTGGGATGCACAATTCTTGAAATGGCAACATCAAAGCCTCCTTGGAATCAGTATGAAGGG GTAGCTgcaatatttaaaattggtaACAGCAGAGATATGCCTGAAATTCCTGAGATATGCCT TGGATCTTGGGTTCTTGAGCTCTCGTCTGAACGGCCTCAGAATCTGCTTCCCCAAATTGCCACCCACACCCCTCACTGCTTCTCCCTTCCCCACACCCCTCCCTATCGTTGCCAATAA